Part of the Periophthalmus magnuspinnatus isolate fPerMag1 chromosome 23, fPerMag1.2.pri, whole genome shotgun sequence genome, GATTACTAATTTATGatatgttttgatttccagGTTAGAGTTGTATAGAAAAGTGCCAAATCTTAGGATTCTTGCCTGTGGAGGTGATGGAACTGTAAGTAAACATGCATTTGTACttgtttgtagttgtagtagtattcatcaagattgaaatataaaaatatccaTAGGTGGGGTGGATCCTGTCTGCTCTAGATGAGTTACAgatgaacccacaacctcctgtcGCAGTTCTTCCTCTGGGAACAGGAAATGACCTCGCCAGGACACTCAACTGGGGTGGAGTAAGTTTCGTGGTTCCCTTTTTGGCACAATTTGCAAAAAGGATGCATTTAcacattagaaaaaaaaactctctgcaaataacaaagcttaatTTAGATTgtaaactgaaaaaacacttaattgtttttgtttctatttttaataGTGTCATCTACtatgaatattttttattgggAAAGCCAATGTGCTACAGTGTCTCTGGGTGTCAATGAGGAACTCCACATCCACATTCCAGGAAGTCTATAGTGACTGTCTTCCTGTGTATCTCATACTTTATATTTTGACATGTAGGAGTCTTCACAGACATCCTCCCTGTGTGATGTTGTAGTACATacatatttaatgtgtttttaaacataaattgcagAAATAGGCTGGTAAAATTGGGCATGTTGAGGCAAAATGGTTGTGTAATTTTGAGGTCTATATAGAATAAAATCCCAACGTTGATTAAGGCTTTCATTGCTTTGTTGCCTGTAAAATGAAATACTGCTGTGCCAAAAAACGCATCCATTGACACACACACTTATTGCATAACCACTGCATAAAAGTCTTTTCATCTACCTCTATCATTCTTCCATTAGGCTTTTCTTTACTTCATTTATGTAAGGTTTGAGTTATTATTCAGGGGCAGTGACTTTCAGGCACAAATGGATGTACAATTATTGTTACATTTACAAAGTTCAACAACACAGTTTGCCATATCAGTGGAAATATCTTCGCAACTAACTGGTTCAGAAAAAGTTTAAGCCAAATTTGAAGGATTttaaggatatatatatatcctatATATTGTTACCATGTAGATAAtcgagtttaatgccatactgtagcaTATTTGTAGTGTGTCCAATACGAGCAAGTGGTGGTGGGaaacagcagaaaagttacaaaatccAGACATACAGAGATGTGCTTTGAACAAGgtgacagagaaagaaaaaatttGATCTTCATGAATCAGCTGTGTATGCCTTTTGCAATCAGAGCAATTATCATGTCCTTTCCGGTCTTTCTGTCTTTAGATTTGGAGTTgtacttttttcctttcttcttttgtttAATTTCTCGAACACAGAGTTACTTAGCGCTGCATTTCCCCGCCTCTGGAACTGTGAGCAtttgtgtgagtgtgaatgtCTCTGTGAGTCTCAGAAGAGGCCCTGCTGATGAGTGCTACTATCATCAGATTGTCGTCAGTCACATACAAGTGTAGTCTGCAGTGCCTTGATTATCCAACCCTGTGTAGTAggaaaacaagaaagaaatatCACATGTTAATATGATAAAGAACCTCAGTGTTTCCCACAGGTTTTTAACAAGGCACACAAGACACAGGCAGTCCTTATTTTCAAATACAATTTTGGGAGTAAATATATCACTTGCCTCTAACAACCAAAAAATagtaattaaaaatgaaatacagttATGTCCATATATTCATGATAATACAgcaaaaagtattattttaatAGGAATTTATTGCTCAACTTGTTTTAGACTATGGGGCAAAAAATTTGAATCATTGGGCCCACCATAGTCTCCACTATTAATGGTAAACACTGGAACCTAGAAGGATAACAACATTGACAAAGGAGAATATTTCAACAGTTAAAAGAGGccctaaaaatgtttttttgacaACTTATGGGATTTGATTTTTGCATATTCTTAATTGTTCAGGGGTACACAGACGAGCCTGTTTCCAAAGTTCTTGGTCACGTGGAGGATGGTTCAGTGGTGCAGCTGGACAGATGGAACCTTCTTGTGGAGAAAAGCTCTGCACAGCAAGAGGAGGGAAGTCAGAAGGTGAGTTAGTGTTAGACCACTCTAGTAATATATGCTGTATTATGCTGTGCTATGTTGTCTGTGAAAATATTTTCTCTCTTATGGTTGGAATCTGTACCTATTTTTGTGTCCTTTTTGGACAGCTGCCTCTCAATGTTTTTAACAACTACTTCAGTTTGGGGTTTGATGCCCATGTCACGCTTGAGTTTCATGAGTCCAGAGGTGAATATTTTAAGCAAATTAATTTAATATTACATTGCAGAAATAACAGGTATCAGGCAAagtttttaatacatttggtttgtCATGTTTGTCATGTTTCAGAGGCCAATCCAGAAAAGTTTAACAGTCGCTTCCGCAACAAAATGTTCTATGCAGGAGTAAGTATTTCCCTTAAGCCGTTTCTTTCCTTTTACAATATTTAGGTTGTTACCCATCTTGAACTGAACAAACATACATGCTACTAAATTTAAACTGCAAATAGTGTTAAAGAAAGCAGAAAGTAGAAGGCTTGAAGGCATGCACATATAAGGTTTTGTTATGCCTGACATAAAATTGTTTACACACCATAAgagattttttacatttgaagtgCTCAGACATATAGACTGTACATTTGCAGCTGAAGTGCTTATTTTTCTGAGATTTTGAATGatggttttatttgatttgggtgtttttcaatatttattttttgtaatttttgtttatgtttgttctgCAGGCTGCGTTTTCAGATTTTCTCCAGAGAAGCTCCAGGGACCTGGCCAAGCACGTCAGAGTAGTGGTAAGTGTTAACACGCTGTTTATCTGTCAGTATCGTTTTTCATGTTGACAGGCCTGAGTAGCGAGCTGGCCCGGTATTTAAGATGCTACATGCGACTACAACACCAGAGGCATTGTTTCCCTTAATTGAAGAaagcaaaaaacacacacttttgctGTCTTATTTGTAATTGTAAATTGTAATTGACTGTGACTGTATCTATCTGCTGACAAAAGTTTGATCTTATTCATTGTATTTCCTGTTCGTTTCAGTGTGATGGCACAGATTTGACTCCAAAGATTCAAGAGCTGAAATTCCAGTGCATTGTGTTTCTAAACATTCCAAGGTAAGATCCACATGTCGGGTTTGCTGTTTAGTGTTAATAAAATGTCGTATATTGTTATATGTTCTGTATCttgattttttgttgttgcctTCTCAATATTAGGTACTGTGCTGGGACTATGCCCTGGGGAAACACGGGTGATCATCGGGACTTTGAACCTCAGCGACATGATGATGGCTGTATTGAAGTCATTGGTTTCACCATGGCCTCtctggtaaaaaaataaaaataaataaataaataaaactgatttataTGTACCAGTGACttagaaaagcaaaaaaactacaaaaaaaacattaagttattctcaacaaaatatttttgtccACAAGGCGGCGCTACAGGTTGGTGGACATGGAGAGAGACTTCACCAGTGCAGAGAGGTTGTCTTAACTACCTACAAAACTGTTCCTGTTCAGGTATGTTTTATTACAAGAGTAGTACTGTGATCCAATATGTAAAATAACACCATTCATTCAACTATGAAATTTATCTGCCTGTGCATCTAGGTGGACGGCGAGCCATGCCGACTGGCACCATCGACTCTGCGTATCTCTCTCCGTAATCAGGCCAACATGGTGCAGAAGAGCAAGAGGCGCACCTCAGTGCCACTACTGAACGAGTGAGTCACAGGCGATTACATGCTCTCGCAGGGACTGAGAAAATAGACAGGAGCTGGTAAAGCCCAGGCCACACTCATGACTCATACAATCTGTTTAGCGGCAGATGACATTCAGCCCTCTCCATATCCTACATCTGCCTTCCAACCGCAATCAATGCACGGATATTGATCTaatcaaatgaatgaaaacaaaagaataTCTGCAACATGACATGTAATATATATCTTGAGGTCTGTGGTTTAAAGTGACTTAAGCGAGGAGAGATGAAGTAGATGAGTGTAGCTCTAGACCCCTTCTCATATGTGTGGCTACTAACAGCCGTCTTCCCCATATCTGTGCTGTAGCATTAATTCTTTGTGTGTATCTTTTGTGTATTGTCCAGCAGCCACAAAACCTTTGTCTGCATGTGAGAACAACTAAAGAGAGAATTAATACTTGCTGTAGCTTCAGCCTTTGCTTGTACAGCTATGCTATGCTACTGTGCTATCAGTGTGTGTCAACTTACCTCTGGGCTTTTCTCCTTCTGTCCCCTCTTctgttttcttctctctctctggattatttattgttttttaaatcctttACCTTGATatctttgcttttttatttttttttcctgttttatgttgtcctcatgttttatttgtttaattttcttTGTCATTTCTCCTTTTTATATTCatccttctttcttcctctcctgttTCTGCTgtatctctgcctctctctttctcttgtgtgtaaatgtgtgtgcggCTGTAGTATTCAGAAGGTGTGTGCAGCTGATCTGCGCCGCCTCTCTGCTCCCCCCGACTCCTTCTCTGTGTAAGTACCTTAGCCCCCTGTCTGTGCCTGTCCTTGTGTCTTTATTTGACATGACTGACAGGGTTCATATCTTCATTATCCATGTTAAGGACAGACTACTTTAGTACAGAAATAGTAATAAATTAAACACCTGAGACTAGACTATAgcaaagtgcactatgtaacctttctgataGGGATGGTCCACCATctgttggtctccatggagatgtttttactttgactggagtgttccacagcataagatttttgtattattattattattattgttttattagatTGCAGGTCACAGGTTTGTATAGCTTAGAAATACCTGAAAAATACGCATTTATGCCCAGTATCGCAGGATCGCCTCTTCATAGCCTCTTCactctgacctgtagcttgatCCGGtggtgtcacctacttgtctttaagagatagatacatttaatgccatactgtggatcattccaagcaaatcagtaacatctctaTGATGAGTGGGTGAAGGACTGCCCATacgaaaagttacacagtgactTAAATGTCTCTGCCAtgacttttaaaatgtagtttagtTAGATGTGTAACTCACCAGATGTAAACAATTTGTGTTGGCAGTACCCATTGTTCTTCtgtctatgtttttatttcaccaatatactttataaataaataaatataaatataaatatatatatatatatatatatatatatatatatatatatatatatatatatatatatatatatatatatatttatatatatattttaattactaacttaatttaaactaactaaactactactaactaAATTACTATCTTAATTACTAAAGATTTATCTTGATGCCAACCTAAATCCTTTTTTCAGTTCTCATCTATTCCAATGAGAGTAGTAATTTTACCAGTGACTTGTTTTGTACGTGTCACTattcatgttgacaatatggCGTTTGTCTGAATGGTGCttaattgtgtgtttgtgtatgtccATGTACATGTCTGTAGTCAGCATGCTGTCCCTGATCGCCTGCGCCTGAGAGTGAATCGAATCAGCCTCCTGGAGTATGATCGACTTCAATACGACAAAGAAAGGCTACGAGACATCTGTAAGGCTCTGTTATACGGAACAAATCCAGCATCTTGTATTTCTGTGCTAATTGATTATAAATTAATGTGTGTAATTTCCTTCAGCTATCCCAGTTGGCATTGTGGTGGTGAGAGGGGACTGTGACCTGGAGACATGCAGGCTTTACATCGACAGATTGCAAGAGGcaagttttgttttcatgtcaACTGCATCTTCCTCCTTTTCCACACTTTCTCTACCATTTTTAAGCCAGTGTCCCTTTTATAACTCTTGGCTGTTCATGAGTGGATTAAGCAATGCACCACTAGAGAGCTTTTTATAGCCATGTGTCTCATTTCGGAAATGTCCACTAACCAGGTTAACATCTGTGCAAGTTTGTGATCTAAATGCGCCGTCTGTCTGTTAACCTTGAAACCTGTTTGCTGTGCTTTAGGACTTGCACCAGGCGCCACCTACTGGCAACAGAGTGCACTATCAGGTATAATTACTGCACTTTGATATGAACTGTTGTAGAGATAGCATTTACAAAATGATTTTTTTGGACACGGATTAAGTACATACTAGTTTATCTGGCAAATAACACATGTATATCAGTCCaggtaaaattattattttatataataagTAATGTCATACTTACTTCCTCTTGTCGAGTCTGTCTTTGTCTTGTTATTCCCTGTGGCTAACAAACATCTAAAACTGTGCTTTGTTTCctattttttttcataacttCCTTCTTCTATTGTCATTGAAGCTCATTAatagaaaaaactaaacaatttcTTAGCAAAATTGTGATTTGCAGGATGAGAGTCGAGGACTTCCCAGAACCAGTTCAACCAGTAGACTTTCTCCTAACTGGAGTTTCTTAGATTGTGAGTGATGCTATCTTATTTATGTGCATTTCCCTTACCAATTAATTTAACAACATGTatacatctttttaatgtatctgcacattgtccttcaaataaataaataagtaaataaattaaataaattcatttcattttgttatatAAAGTTATTAACGTTTTTTCACAATCACCACCACATTTTCCCCATCAGTGCATAATCACAAGTCGAGTTAACAGTACTTAATACGGTTTACTTTGTATTTGCAGCTACATCAGCAGATCGCTTCTACCGCATTGACAAAGCTCAGGTAATGCTTGTAATAAAATGCACAACAttcatttcaaacacatttttttatatgtgCCATTTTGCTACCTGGTTTGCAGGAGCATCTTCACTTTGTAACTGAAATTTGTCAGGACGAGGTGTTTATTTTAGACCATGAGGGGCCCATCTTGAATCAGGGGTCATCCACGGGAATGCCTGATCTTGTGGTGGAGCCTATAGTTGGGTGggtcaaaaaacacattactgCATTCTTACTAATTATATAATCTAATATTATCTGTCGTTTTAAATTGAATTCTCTTTTCAGATCTTCTTTGTCTCCAGAGGAGCAaggtaacacaacacaaacagaactaCACAACCTTATAGTTTCATTTTACGGTCATAGTGTCTGCTGTCGTAAATGGAAATGAACCTGACATGTCTCAACaagtttttatactttttggttttagtttcatttttattacaatggtgttttaccttttacctacaataataaTCTTTATCTATGGAATAAAGGTTGATGATTAATGTTTAATTCCTTATTGAACACCCAGAGGCTTAATAAAGTGgatttataatgttattttttacaacAATCTTTTCAGGTGTAATTCTATCTTTCTCAGCTGTGGTAATGACTAAACATATGACTAGACTTGTCACACGGTTATGAGTGTTGTGGTTGTattcatgttttgggttttttggctGGTTTGAATAATCCCAGgtctatttctttttctttcatttcagcATTATTCACAGCTGCCAGTTCTGGGGATCTTTCTATGGTAATTGCAAGAACTTTTACAACTGACATAATGAAGTACAATGTACTacatagaaatatattttttttatttatttatttagttatgcTATACTGTAGACTGCATCTCTCATATAGTACAGTTCTgtcattattatatatgtagtaatataacatataatatataaaataatgtatgAAATGTAGTTGTATCTGATCATTTTCAGATGATGGAGTGTGTGCGTAACGGTGTGAGCTTGTTGGTCAGAAACTCCGGAGGCTGTTCAGCGTTGCACATTGCAGCCCAGAATGGACACACGGAACTAGTTACCTTCATTCTACAACAAGGTGAGCATATTTGTATAATATCTGGCAAACAAAATTACTAAATTAAATGAGTATTCTCTTTAATTTACTGCTTACgtttgatatattttttatctttaggATCTAAAGTGCTTCTGAATttaacagacagagagaggtaagACAGGAGAAACCTGACCCTATACAATGCCTCACAGATTTTTGAGATTTTGGTAGTTTTTTTAATCTTGTCATCTTGATATGTGTTCTATGGAAGCAGAGGGGACACTGCCTTGCACAAAGCAGCCTTAGGAAAACAGCATGCAGTGTGTCGATTACTGGTAGAGGCCGGTGCTTCACTTGAGAAAACCAACTTCCAGGTAAACTTCCAGCACAGTGAATTCCATAGAAGTAGAACTCCAGTCACCATTGAACCTGAGATATCATTACATACCATCGCATGCAATTAACCATGGACTGACATATCCTCCATTCAATCCAGTACATTCCAGACCATACGTCCTTATACCAATACTGGATCTAAATATAGACCACGGGGGTCATGGCATTACAGCTATTTGAAAGTAACTGATGCATACTGACATGTTGTGCCACAGGGGAAAACACCAGCGGACCAAGCAGAAGGCGACTCAGAGTTGGCCACCTACCTGAGTCAGAAACTCACACCCACTCCCAATGAAGACCTGGAGACCGCTGTGTGAGAACTCTATTTGTGTCTTTGGACTCTGGGCACAACCACTGTGTCAAAGCTGAGAGCAAGCACTGTCCTCACTTCAAGGGGCAGATCGCTGTGGCAACACTGTAATGGAGTTTATTGACtatttatttgtacttatttattcatgttcTATTTATTGGTATAATGAGTGGTTGATTGTAGGACTGTTCACAGTTCGGGATGCAAGTGCACTTTGACCCTGCTGTCCCAGAATTCCCAGAAGATTATTAGAgattaatttatattataacATCTTCTAAGTTTGAAAGAGATCAAACCTTGGAATCCAACAGAATGATGTGTTTTTACAACAAAACTATTTTAGGCAGGGTAATATGATCTGTtgagttaaaaattaaaaaggatATTTGCTACCCCATATAAGTGCCAAAGACATTGCACTGATGTAGTGTCATACCatatcatttttgtttatttttgtgaaagtgaaatactatcattcaacattaaaattaaGTGTATTTTACAAAAGGCTTTACTTGTGCAGAATATGAAAGATGGATCTAGTTTCcaattcttctttctttcttgcttgTATCTACCACAAGGCATTCAGTCTGTTTTACACCTTCCCTATATTTTTGCACACATTTTAGATATAGTCCATGATGTTAGCCTTAGTATAATGTAAAGTCTATAAATTATAATGGCAATTAGGTAAGCAGGGTAAGTATATGAGTAGAAGCAGCATTAAAAGATTTAATATTCACCTagtttttattaaatttcacattcctgtagaactacatttattttgtaatcGGAAGCACTGGCTGTAGAAGAGAACAGCCTAGTTAACTATTATAGTTAATGGTAACTCTGTGTACATTTAAGCATATCCATTATTTTAGGACCATTGGCTTTACATTTTCCTATGTGTTATCAAAAGGCCAACCATATCTTCAATAAAAAAGTCATTTTCACTTTGTGCAACACATTTATTAGGTATATTTAAGTATaattaagtgtattttatttgtagatactatatgtgtgtatgtgggaagcattttttttcaaagtgaGAAAAGAATCTGAGCCATACTCAATGCAATATGAATGGACTAGgccttttttctttgtttacattacataaatgttttacttatgttaaATGTTGACCATTTAGCACTAATGTGTATTgaatgtgcaattttacataaatGCTGATGTATGattggtttgttttgtgtgcatgttatgttttattgaaCTCTCAAACaagattttgttttatgttggcAAGATTATTGGAGAAGAATCTATGTGCACTAAGAGATTTGAACAGACAGATGTTGCAattttttcaagtttaaaatatacaattattCAAATGGGTTCCCCAAATGAAAACTATAGGCCTTTTAATTTTAGCTTTTTCTACTTCAGTCAATATCTtcctttgtgttttaaatgcaccAAATGTGTGAATCTACACTCAATGAAGAACAAAACATCTGTATGTAAGCTTTTGTGGACTATATGCTCATCACTCTTTCAAACATAACTTATTGTATTGATTTGTGTCGTCAATAGGGTTGGTTTTGCATGGCATTTTATTACCTCCTTCAGACGTCCCTCTGAAGTATGACATTAATGTTGTTTTAACTATTAATCTAAAACTGAGTCCAATGGTTTATAATTGATAGTAGTCTTAGTTTtgaaaagtgatttattttggCCATTCTTGTCTTATATTTCTGTTAAGGATGACAAAATTACTTGAACTATGTTGTTATATTTTCTTAACCTGTAAATGAACATGTGATGCTGTAGATATGACTGTGGTCTATTTTTTTATGACTGTGGTCTAGTGTTATGGTTGTGGGAAgtccataataaaaaaaatggcttCCTTCAAATGTAGAATTACATCTTAATGTAAAAAGGTAGCAAACATAGTCAGCTGTAAGAAAAAGTTTACTTTGTCATCTTTGTCAAGATGTCACTGCCACTGCCATTATATAGCCTAGTTGGGTTATCAATATTTCAATTTCCTTAAGAAATATTAGtggaaatggaaatggaaagtaCGTACAAAATGGAAAGTATGTAAAAAAATGTACCATTTTCCATCCATTCTAGATCTTTTAAAATGGACATTTTTGTGTGTCAAActgttgaaatttttgtatgTAGTTTGAATTCTTGTGGGACGTATCATGTAGGTAACATAGACTTGAGAGATCTGACACCCAGCTGTAAAGTTAAATACAGCTGAAGCTGTAGACACATTCAGGAATTTCCAGATTTTCTTATCATCTTACAGAGTTATTCAAATGGGTTTGCCCCAGTGACAACTACTTTTGTGTACTATGTGCTCAATATGGCTGGGTTCATGTAGCAGATGGGCTTCAGACAGAAAAAGCATTCACTCCAAATGTTAgaattttgctttgtttttctaAATTTTCATAAATAGTAAGACACATTTTATGAAATATAGGCACAatttcataaacacacacaaaaacaaaaccccatACTCATCCTGAGTCAAAATGTGCATTAATTTATCCTGGTCTTTTTTCTCAGTAGGCTACATTGTGCTGTCAAGTTTTTACATACATctacaaaatcaacaaaaactGAATTTATCTCATTCTTGATTAAGCTATGACCTAGGCCTATTACAaccttttacagtttttacattattatatagCTAGTGGTTCAGATTTTATTTGATGTGATAATGACACTTTTTACGTCACGGTTGCGTGATAGCAGATGGGCGTGGCCTGACCTTATACGGTCTGTGGGCGTGGCACTGGGGGCACTAAAGCACACAGCTGATCGAAAGTTACACTACACTCGGAAAAAGAAAGATAAGAGAAATACCAGCGACTCAGCGGTAGTCTACCCACGATTTTTTTGAACGTAAGTTTTATTTAtaacttttatttcaaaaattcATCGAGCTCTTTACTGGGTATTCAAAACATAACCAAGAATAGAGAGAGCTTTATTGCCTGATAGTGTAGCTGTAGTTGACTGCCGATTTTGCTGTGTCACTATCAAAGTTTGTAAATAAAGGTAGTTTAACTtggcttttttaaaatttagttAATAGAGTAAGTTTGATTTAGTCTGTCGTTTCTGGTGTGGTGGGGCAGGGCTGACTGAACACCTCTCTGGGGAGTTGAGCAACACTTGACCGACGCACTCAGAATTCAAGCTTGTACCTTTTTATACCACTAGTTGTCATAAAAGGCTTTCATAAAAGTGTTTAACGCAGAGCAGGGGCATGTTGACAGCCAAATGTTTTCTGAATGTTCATGAATGTTTatgtccctcttctcttctcctcttggcTACAGTGAAAGATGGCTAATGGACATGTAGAAATCCATGACCCCATAAAAGGCCAAAATGGGATCACCTGTAGCACAGAGTCTAAGAAGTCCACCTCCAGCTTAGAGAGACCTGAAGACATGCCAGAGTTTCGGATCCTTATGGCCTATGCACAGAGGCGGAGACCGCAGACAGCAAGTCAGGAAAATCCAAGTACTCCTAATGGTAATAACCCCTCAATGCAGACTGACGAGATCACGcttgagaagaagaaaaagaagaaaaagagcatTTGGAAACGCTTCCCCAAAGTTCTGACCTGCTTAAAACCACAGACTAAAGAGGAGATCCCCAGTCCAGATGACGCTGAAGAGGACACAGGCATTGAAACATTTAGATGTGGTAAGAAGGCCTATTTAAACTATTATAGCCAAGCCATGTAATACTGTACAGTATTATTTGGAAATTTTAGcaaaatattgacaaaatatTTCCAGGAGGTGTGCAGGAAGAGGATTTTGAAGATGTTGCAGTTCGACTGGCAGAAATCTCTGCTGAAATCCCGTTTATTCCTCCAGAAATAGAAACTGATTCCAACGATGGTAAGTTAGTTCA contains:
- the LOC117391828 gene encoding apoptosis facilitator Bcl-2-like protein 14; its protein translation is MANGHVEIHDPIKGQNGITCSTESKKSTSSLERPEDMPEFRILMAYAQRRRPQTASQENPSTPNGNNPSMQTDEITLEKKKKKKKSIWKRFPKVLTCLKPQTKEEIPSPDDAEEDTGIETFRCGGVQEEDFEDVAVRLAEISAEIPFIPPEIETDSNDDEVEKVIGLLLRDAGDRLYERELKDTNMTDLLGNYSFFEKVILSLLLRMGLSTNTESLGPKVSPKTQIAVTCEATTRLSVLDTLPMNRLLGHGARFLKTHFSSWAEEQGGYEKAFDSQEDDEVH